A DNA window from Aggregicoccus sp. 17bor-14 contains the following coding sequences:
- a CDS encoding HPF/RaiA family ribosome-associated protein has product MNQPLQITFRGMAPSEAVRERIEEYAEKLEQFCDRILTCRVVVEEPHRSHQQGNHFHVRVAMAVPGRNIVVDRAPADDALFEDPYATLHEAFDAARRKLQEYTRTARRH; this is encoded by the coding sequence ATGAACCAGCCGCTGCAGATCACCTTCCGTGGGATGGCGCCGAGCGAGGCCGTGAGGGAGCGCATCGAGGAGTACGCAGAGAAGCTGGAGCAGTTCTGCGACCGCATCCTGACCTGCAGGGTGGTCGTGGAGGAGCCGCACCGCAGCCATCAGCAGGGCAACCACTTCCACGTGCGCGTGGCCATGGCGGTGCCCGGCCGCAACATCGTGGTGGACCGCGCGCCGGCGGACGACGCGCTCTTCGAGGACCCGTACGCCACCCTGCACGAGGCCTTCGACGCCGCCCGCCGCAAGCTGCAGGAGTACACCCGCACCGCGCGCCGTCACTAG
- a CDS encoding cytochrome c, with amino-acid sequence MRCRPFRLLPLLLAVAATGCEERAPAPQPPPPAAAPSSAPPPEAVASPASAPAPSAPPSNPPPSSAASPTSAAPAPAPVQLTAEQREAARATYESRCATCHGPQGAGDGPAARGLEPAPRNLQDAAWQRTVTDEHLERVITGGGLAVGKSVLMPPSPDLRGRPELAALRAYVRSLAKK; translated from the coding sequence ATGCGCTGCCGTCCCTTCCGCCTTCTGCCCCTCCTCCTCGCCGTGGCCGCCACCGGTTGTGAGGAGCGCGCTCCTGCGCCGCAGCCCCCGCCGCCCGCCGCAGCGCCGTCCAGTGCGCCGCCTCCGGAGGCCGTCGCGTCGCCGGCCAGCGCGCCTGCGCCCAGCGCGCCTCCGTCCAACCCACCGCCGTCGAGCGCTGCGTCCCCCACGAGCGCCGCGCCGGCCCCTGCCCCGGTGCAGCTCACCGCCGAGCAGCGCGAGGCGGCGCGCGCCACGTACGAGAGCCGCTGCGCCACCTGTCACGGCCCGCAGGGCGCGGGCGACGGCCCGGCCGCGCGCGGGCTGGAGCCGGCGCCGCGCAACCTGCAGGACGCCGCCTGGCAGCGCACGGTGACGGACGAGCACCTGGAGCGCGTCATCACCGGCGGCGGCCTCGCCGTGGGCAAGAGCGTGCTGATGCCGCCCAGCCCGGACCTGCGCGGGCGGCCCGAGCTCGCGGCCCTGCGCGCCTACGTTCGCTCGCTCGCGAAGAAGTAG
- a CDS encoding DUF2378 family protein produces the protein MQSLLFESLFVRGLEVDAALAADLRAAGFDAQHVQVRYPAQVFTRCVAVAQRRLYPGLSEEAAQRELGHAFVRGFLKTLVGRVIGAMLPLMGPQRLLGRMPEYMRLGDAPLSVKLRELGPHDYALDYTHETQALPHLLAGIVEEALALTRTVAQVETQVHDAKRFTLRARW, from the coding sequence GTGCAGTCCCTGCTCTTCGAGTCGCTCTTCGTGCGCGGCCTGGAGGTGGACGCGGCGCTCGCCGCGGACCTGCGCGCCGCGGGCTTCGACGCCCAGCACGTGCAGGTGCGCTACCCCGCGCAGGTCTTCACCCGCTGCGTGGCCGTGGCGCAGCGGCGCCTCTACCCCGGGCTGAGCGAGGAGGCGGCCCAGCGCGAGCTGGGACACGCCTTCGTGCGCGGCTTCCTCAAGACGCTGGTGGGCCGGGTCATCGGCGCGATGCTGCCCCTGATGGGCCCGCAGCGGCTGCTGGGCCGCATGCCCGAGTACATGCGGCTGGGAGATGCGCCGCTGAGCGTGAAGCTGCGCGAGCTGGGCCCGCACGACTACGCGCTGGACTACACGCACGAGACCCAGGCGCTGCCCCACCTGCTGGCGGGCATCGTCGAGGAGGCGCTGGCCCTCACGCGCACCGTGGCCCAGGTGGAGACGCAGGTGCACGACGCGAAGCGCTTCACGCTGCGCGCGCGCTGGTAG
- the hemG gene encoding protoporphyrinogen oxidase, whose protein sequence is MRVVIIGGGISGLALAHGLRAAGAQVQVLEAGERLGGNIRTRAHEGFLTEDGPNSFLDKEPALRELIDALGLGARLRTASPAARARFLYTRGRLRALPASPPAFLTSDVLPLGARLRVLGEPFTRRAKGGPEQDESLGDFGRRHLGRTATRVLLGGMQAGIFAGDLEALSVAAVFPKMAALDREHRSLVLGALRTRRLQRALPGGAGTTPLSGAMCTFEGGLQTLVDALAAVLAPCVRLGARVESLAREGGGWRVQLADGEVVQAERVVLCVPAPAAAALLRPLDAALAEPLEAIPYAPVGVVHLGFAPGALAQPEGFGFLVPPEEGRPLLGCIHVSTVFPFRAPAGQVLLTCLLGGVGHPQVAQLPEEALVGLAREELQRLAGITAAPALQQVVRWPRAIPQYNVGHLARVARLEGALARWPGLRVSGNAVRGVGLADCVREAAVLARALAQEA, encoded by the coding sequence ATGCGGGTGGTCATCATCGGCGGCGGCATCAGCGGGCTCGCGCTCGCGCACGGCCTGCGGGCGGCGGGCGCGCAGGTGCAGGTGCTCGAGGCGGGCGAGCGGCTGGGCGGCAACATCCGCACCCGCGCCCACGAGGGCTTCCTCACCGAGGACGGCCCCAACAGCTTCCTCGACAAGGAGCCCGCGCTGCGCGAGCTCATCGACGCTCTGGGGCTGGGCGCCCGCCTGCGCACCGCCTCGCCGGCCGCCCGCGCGCGCTTCCTCTACACGCGCGGCCGGCTGCGCGCCCTGCCCGCGAGCCCGCCCGCCTTCCTCACCTCGGACGTGCTGCCCCTCGGGGCCCGGCTGCGCGTGCTGGGCGAGCCCTTCACCCGCCGCGCGAAGGGCGGCCCGGAGCAGGACGAGTCGCTCGGCGACTTCGGCCGCCGCCACCTCGGGCGCACCGCCACCCGGGTGCTGCTGGGCGGCATGCAGGCGGGCATCTTCGCCGGGGACCTCGAGGCGCTCAGCGTCGCGGCGGTGTTCCCCAAGATGGCGGCGCTGGACCGCGAGCACCGCAGCCTGGTGCTGGGCGCGCTGCGCACGCGCCGCCTGCAGCGCGCGCTGCCCGGCGGCGCCGGCACCACCCCGCTGAGCGGCGCGATGTGCACCTTCGAGGGCGGGCTGCAGACGCTGGTGGACGCGCTCGCGGCCGTGCTCGCTCCGTGCGTTCGCCTCGGCGCGCGGGTGGAGTCGCTCGCGCGCGAGGGAGGCGGCTGGCGCGTGCAGCTCGCGGACGGTGAGGTGGTGCAGGCCGAGCGCGTGGTGCTGTGCGTGCCCGCGCCCGCGGCCGCCGCGCTGCTGCGCCCGCTGGACGCGGCGCTCGCCGAGCCGCTCGAGGCCATCCCCTACGCGCCGGTGGGCGTGGTGCACCTGGGCTTCGCGCCCGGCGCGCTCGCGCAGCCCGAGGGCTTCGGCTTCCTCGTGCCGCCCGAGGAGGGCCGGCCGCTGCTCGGCTGCATCCACGTCTCCACGGTGTTCCCCTTCCGCGCGCCCGCGGGGCAGGTGCTGCTCACGTGCCTGCTGGGCGGAGTGGGACATCCGCAGGTGGCGCAGCTGCCGGAGGAGGCGCTGGTGGGGCTCGCGCGCGAGGAGCTGCAGCGGCTCGCGGGCATCACGGCCGCGCCCGCGCTTCAGCAAGTGGTGCGCTGGCCGCGCGCCATCCCCCAGTACAACGTGGGGCACCTCGCGCGGGTGGCGCGGCTGGAAGGGGCGCTCGCGCGCTGGCCGGGGCTGCGCGTGAGCGGCAACGCGGTGCGCGGCGTGGGGCTCGCGGACTGCGTGCGCGAGGCCGCGGTGCTCGCGCGCGCGCTCGCGCAGGAGGCCTGA
- a CDS encoding 1-acyl-sn-glycerol-3-phosphate acyltransferase, whose amino-acid sequence MRKLLLPLSYTVCLIAFILWLPAMALVRLVTAPFDPGRLAVGRLFRLWAVLVVRVCTVWRARVEGTLPPGACVVVANHESFGDVLLLSVLPREMKWMAKESLFKLPWVGWMLRLAGDISVRRGDREAGARALQEARVWLQRGVPVMVFPEGTRSRTSELLPFKPGAFQLAIELGLPVVPVALAGTLEGMPQGGIWVRAARPRARVLAALTTQGLRAEDAPALAAEARERIAAARAQLQAQ is encoded by the coding sequence ATGCGAAAGCTGCTGCTGCCGCTGAGCTACACCGTGTGCCTCATCGCCTTCATCCTCTGGCTGCCCGCGATGGCGCTGGTGCGGCTGGTGACGGCCCCCTTCGACCCCGGGCGCCTCGCGGTGGGACGGCTCTTCCGGCTGTGGGCGGTGCTGGTGGTGCGGGTGTGCACGGTGTGGCGCGCGCGGGTGGAGGGCACGCTGCCGCCGGGTGCCTGCGTGGTGGTGGCGAACCACGAGTCCTTCGGGGACGTGCTGCTGCTCTCGGTGCTGCCGCGCGAGATGAAGTGGATGGCGAAGGAGTCGCTGTTCAAGCTGCCCTGGGTGGGCTGGATGCTGCGGCTCGCGGGGGACATCTCGGTGCGGCGCGGCGACCGCGAGGCGGGGGCGCGCGCGCTGCAGGAGGCGCGCGTCTGGCTGCAGCGCGGGGTGCCGGTGATGGTGTTCCCGGAGGGCACGCGCAGCCGCACCTCGGAGCTGCTGCCCTTCAAGCCGGGCGCCTTCCAGCTCGCCATCGAGCTGGGGCTGCCGGTGGTGCCGGTGGCGCTGGCGGGCACCCTGGAGGGCATGCCCCAGGGCGGCATCTGGGTGCGTGCGGCGAGGCCGCGCGCGCGGGTGCTCGCGGCGCTCACGACGCAGGGGCTGCGCGCGGAGGACGCCCCCGCGCTCGCCGCCGAGGCCCGCGAGCGCATCGCCGCCGCGCGCGCCCAGCTGCAGGCGCAGTGA
- a CDS encoding endonuclease/exonuclease/phosphatase family protein produces MASRTRLLPLLLLALAACSNPEDPVEQPPVDEVPAPPETRVLGSPQGTVARGDARLLFDSVPSGASFECSLDGAQFTACSSPQDYAGLSDGAHTFAVRARDAALGVDESPATATWSVDTQPPDTQLVSGPTGTVASGDASFSFTATEPGSFECSLDGAAFGACTSPQAYTGLAPGAHTFVVRARDALQNADPSPATASWTVSAPSSPARITAGPSGVTSSTQAHFTFDASGEAGTFECALDDAAFAACTSPVDLAALADGVRRFQVRFVAASGAEPSAPASRSWTVDTQPPETSITAGPAEGSTQSSGTVRFSFESSEPGTFECALGAGAFVSCTSPQQYSDLASGSYTFRVRARDAALNVDLTPATRSWSVSVPAFASLRLMAANITSGNLQSYDPGEGIRIFQGVKPDVVMIQEFNYGDNSATAIRGFVDTAFGTGFSYFREAGAQIPNGVISRWPILASGEWDDTAVTNRDFAWARIDVPGPKDLWVVSVHLLTSSSGVRNGEAQQLAALIDANVPAGDFLVIGGDFNTDSRSEACLSTLSSLVVTAAPYPEDRDHNVNTNAGRTKPYDHVLVDGDLKAYQTATIIGSSTFSSGLVADTRVYSPISEISPALASDSGATNMQHMGVVKDFRIPTN; encoded by the coding sequence ATGGCCTCCCGCACCCGTCTGCTTCCACTGCTGCTGCTCGCCCTCGCCGCCTGCTCCAACCCGGAGGACCCGGTCGAGCAGCCCCCGGTGGACGAGGTCCCCGCCCCGCCGGAGACGCGGGTGCTGGGCTCTCCGCAGGGCACGGTGGCGCGCGGCGATGCGCGCCTGCTCTTCGACTCGGTGCCGAGCGGCGCGAGCTTCGAGTGCAGCCTGGACGGCGCGCAATTCACGGCGTGCAGCTCGCCGCAGGACTACGCAGGGCTCTCCGACGGCGCCCACACCTTCGCGGTGCGCGCGCGCGACGCGGCGCTCGGCGTGGACGAGAGCCCTGCCACGGCCACGTGGAGCGTCGACACGCAGCCGCCGGACACGCAGCTGGTGTCGGGGCCCACGGGCACGGTGGCCAGCGGCGACGCGAGCTTCTCCTTCACCGCCACCGAGCCCGGCTCCTTCGAGTGCAGCCTGGACGGCGCCGCGTTCGGCGCGTGCACCTCGCCGCAGGCGTACACGGGGCTGGCGCCGGGGGCGCACACCTTCGTGGTGCGCGCGCGAGACGCGCTGCAGAACGCCGACCCGAGCCCCGCCACCGCGAGCTGGACGGTGAGCGCTCCCTCCTCGCCCGCGCGCATCACCGCGGGGCCCAGCGGCGTCACCTCCTCCACGCAGGCCCACTTCACCTTCGACGCGAGCGGCGAGGCGGGCACCTTCGAGTGCGCCCTGGACGACGCGGCCTTCGCGGCGTGCACCTCGCCGGTGGACCTCGCGGCGCTCGCGGACGGCGTGCGCCGCTTCCAGGTGCGCTTCGTGGCCGCCTCGGGCGCCGAGCCGAGCGCGCCGGCCTCGCGGAGCTGGACGGTGGACACGCAGCCGCCCGAGACGAGCATCACCGCGGGCCCCGCCGAGGGCAGCACCCAGAGCAGCGGCACGGTGCGCTTCAGCTTCGAGTCCAGCGAGCCGGGCACCTTCGAGTGCGCGCTGGGCGCGGGCGCCTTCGTCTCGTGCACCTCGCCGCAGCAGTACTCGGACCTCGCGAGCGGCTCCTACACCTTCCGCGTCCGCGCGCGCGATGCGGCGCTCAACGTGGACCTGACCCCCGCCACGCGCAGCTGGAGCGTGAGCGTGCCCGCGTTCGCGTCGCTGCGCCTGATGGCCGCGAACATCACCAGCGGCAACCTGCAGAGCTACGACCCCGGCGAGGGCATCCGCATCTTCCAGGGCGTGAAGCCGGACGTGGTGATGATCCAGGAGTTCAACTACGGGGACAACTCGGCCACCGCCATCCGCGGCTTCGTGGATACCGCCTTCGGCACCGGCTTCTCGTACTTCCGCGAGGCGGGCGCGCAGATCCCCAACGGCGTCATCAGCCGCTGGCCCATCCTCGCCTCGGGCGAGTGGGACGACACCGCCGTCACCAACCGTGACTTCGCCTGGGCGCGCATCGACGTGCCAGGCCCCAAGGACCTCTGGGTGGTGAGCGTGCACCTGCTCACGTCGAGCAGCGGCGTGCGCAACGGCGAGGCGCAGCAGCTCGCGGCCCTCATCGACGCGAACGTGCCTGCCGGCGACTTCCTCGTCATCGGCGGCGACTTCAACACCGACTCGCGCTCGGAGGCCTGCCTCTCCACGCTCTCGTCGCTGGTGGTGACCGCCGCGCCCTATCCGGAAGACCGCGACCACAACGTGAACACCAACGCGGGTCGCACCAAGCCCTACGATCACGTGCTGGTGGACGGGGACCTCAAGGCCTACCAGACGGCGACCATCATCGGCTCGAGCACCTTCTCGAGCGGCCTCGTCGCCGACACGCGCGTGTACTCGCCCATCAGTGAGATCTCCCCCGCGCTGGCGAGCGACAGCGGCGCCACCAACATGCAGCACATGGGCGTGGTGAAGGACTTCCGGATTCCGACGAACTAG
- a CDS encoding lysostaphin resistance A-like protein produces MTRPVPLRPVLLYLAWAYTAWSLRVLLLGPWERAHFSGGAMELYYHLLREAVWLLPIPLVLRAWGERGWARALALAPLPPVRRLLEGLAWAALYLLLTDLLQRALAGPPSSPDALAQLGVGGALLTLLSAAEEELVFRGFLRFAFEQRTGPVRAALLTSLLFALIHVPGLWLQLGASPAIAVLLGALFVLGLALSLVTRRSGSLWPAVLLHALNNLFAALYG; encoded by the coding sequence GTGACCCGACCCGTGCCGCTGCGCCCCGTGCTGCTCTACCTCGCGTGGGCCTACACCGCGTGGTCGCTGCGGGTGCTGCTGCTCGGCCCCTGGGAGCGCGCACACTTCAGCGGCGGCGCGATGGAGCTCTACTACCACCTGCTGCGCGAGGCGGTGTGGCTGCTGCCCATCCCGCTCGTGCTGCGCGCCTGGGGCGAGCGCGGCTGGGCGCGCGCGCTCGCGCTGGCGCCGCTGCCTCCCGTGCGCCGCCTCCTCGAGGGGCTCGCCTGGGCCGCGCTGTACCTGCTGCTCACCGACCTGCTGCAGCGCGCGCTCGCGGGACCGCCGAGCAGCCCGGACGCGCTCGCGCAGCTGGGGGTGGGCGGCGCGCTGCTCACGCTGCTGAGCGCGGCCGAGGAGGAGCTCGTCTTCCGCGGCTTCCTGCGCTTCGCCTTCGAGCAGCGCACCGGCCCCGTGCGCGCGGCGCTGCTCACCTCGCTGCTCTTCGCGCTCATCCACGTGCCGGGGCTGTGGCTGCAGCTGGGCGCCTCGCCCGCCATCGCGGTGCTGCTGGGGGCGCTCTTCGTGCTGGGGCTCGCGCTCTCGCTGGTGACGCGCCGCTCCGGCTCGCTGTGGCCCGCGGTGCTGCTGCACGCGCTCAACAACCTCTTCGCCGCGCTCTACGGCTAG
- a CDS encoding sorbosone dehydrogenase family protein, with protein MRALLLALLLPASALAHAGHVRTQVLQPQAVHLTLQQLPRPNATRSADKSPDVVAPPKDAVLNVPEGFQVNLYAEGLERPRFMVLTPEGDVLVAESQSNRLTRLRDADGDGVAELREPFADQDNGLTLPFGMAFTRDAFYVANTSGVRRYPYAKGQGRLKGQGTQIASLPGRGYNQHWTRNLRVSPDGKQLFVTVGSETNVDVERAPRAGILVMGLDGSGQRLWASGLRNPVGLDFHPRTGAPYATVNERDELGDDLVPDYLTQVKDGGFYGWPYAYLAPGNLDPRRTKGGKSEAPELAAKTLTPDVLFQAHSAALGLTFYRGQSFPPRYRTGAFVAFRGSWNRGQGTGYKVVYVPFTPEGRPEGGYEDFLTGFLLDPNGSNGPTTWARPVGLLELPDGSLLLSEDGNGRIYRVSAKPAKER; from the coding sequence ATGCGCGCCCTGCTCCTCGCCCTGCTCCTGCCCGCGAGCGCCCTCGCCCACGCGGGCCACGTGCGCACGCAGGTGCTCCAGCCCCAGGCCGTGCACCTCACGCTGCAGCAGCTGCCGCGGCCCAACGCCACCCGCAGCGCGGACAAGAGCCCGGACGTGGTGGCGCCGCCGAAGGACGCGGTGCTCAACGTGCCCGAGGGCTTCCAGGTGAACCTCTACGCCGAGGGCCTCGAGCGCCCGCGCTTCATGGTGCTCACCCCCGAGGGCGACGTGCTCGTCGCCGAGAGCCAGTCCAACCGCCTCACCCGCCTGCGCGACGCGGACGGCGACGGGGTGGCCGAGCTGCGCGAGCCCTTCGCGGACCAGGACAACGGGCTGACCCTCCCGTTCGGCATGGCCTTCACCCGGGATGCCTTCTACGTGGCGAACACCTCGGGCGTGCGGCGCTACCCGTACGCGAAGGGGCAGGGGCGGCTGAAGGGGCAGGGCACGCAGATCGCCTCCCTGCCGGGCCGGGGCTACAACCAGCACTGGACGCGCAACCTGCGCGTCTCTCCGGACGGCAAGCAGCTCTTCGTCACGGTGGGCAGCGAGACCAACGTGGACGTGGAGCGGGCGCCGCGCGCAGGCATCCTGGTGATGGGGCTGGACGGCAGCGGGCAGCGCCTGTGGGCGAGCGGCCTGCGCAACCCCGTGGGGCTGGACTTCCACCCGCGCACCGGCGCCCCGTACGCCACGGTGAACGAGCGCGACGAGCTGGGCGACGACCTGGTGCCCGACTACCTCACGCAGGTGAAGGACGGCGGCTTCTACGGCTGGCCCTACGCCTACCTCGCGCCGGGCAACCTGGACCCGCGCCGCACGAAGGGCGGCAAGAGCGAGGCGCCCGAGCTCGCCGCGAAGACGCTCACCCCGGACGTGCTCTTCCAGGCGCACTCGGCCGCGCTCGGGCTCACCTTCTACCGCGGGCAGAGCTTCCCGCCGCGCTACCGCACGGGCGCCTTCGTGGCCTTCCGCGGCAGCTGGAACCGCGGCCAGGGCACCGGCTACAAGGTGGTGTACGTGCCCTTCACCCCCGAGGGCCGACCCGAGGGCGGCTACGAGGACTTCCTCACCGGCTTCCTCCTGGACCCCAATGGTTCCAACGGCCCCACGACGTGGGCGCGCCCCGTGGGGCTGCTGGAGCTGCCGGACGGAAGCCTCCTCCTGAGCGAGGACGGCAACGGGCGCATCTACCGGGTGAGCGCGAAGCCCGCGAAGGAGCGCTAG